A genomic region of Gadus macrocephalus chromosome 5, ASM3116895v1 contains the following coding sequences:
- the traf3 gene encoding TNF receptor-associated factor 3, with product MSAGGSPGGREIQIPLQQGANSLANNMPLSLVPPGVSLRQANARSHVEAPPEHGSGGSHGPDCGFLPVQGGFRDRFLATPEPKYCCEACRLVLCQPRQTECGHRFCDSCINELLSHPKPMCPVDMEPLFKEKVFRDVCCHREIMALNVLCRSHSNGCGEHMTLQQVPDHLNVCPFFEVPCPLGKCKERVMRKDISDHLGFKCKHRESSCEYCKHKLPLSELQKHKETVCPAFPVACPNNCSHSPLLRNKLSSHQQECPKSQALCPFQRYGCTQKGSNQDIRDHEAESAADHLRMMLSRSCALETKVEDVREELLERSKVLPGLSSRLAEMEKLTEELRDKNRLTDQKIVNMQKLMSSQSEKLLEVELELRVLRLLREEVGELRGALENLRAGLALLEQGARGPAATGSMETQLSRHDDMLSVHEIRLADMDLRFQVLETASFNGTLIWKIREYKRRKQDAVASKTSSLYSQPFYTGYFGYKMCARVYLNGDGMGKGTHLSLFFVVMRGEYDALLPWPFKQKVTLMLMDQGPPRKHLGDAFKPDPNSSSFRRPVAEMNIASGCPLFVAQTVLDTGTYIKDDTIFIKVTVDTSDLPDP from the exons ATGTCTGCAGGGGGCAGTCCTGGTGGAAGGGAGATCCAGATCCcgctccagcagggggcgaaCTCCCTGGCCAATAACATGCCCCTCTCCTTGGTCCCCCCTGGCGTCTCGTTGCGCCAGGCCAACGCCCGGTCCCACGTGGAGGCCCCCCCAG AACATGGCTCAGGCGGTTCCCACGGGCCGGACTGCGGCTTCCTGCCGGTTCAGGGCGGCTTCAGAGACCGCTTCCTAGCGACTCCGGAGCCCAAGTACTGCTGTGAGGCCTGCAGGCTGGTGCTATGTCAGCCCCGGCAGACCGAGTGCGGCCACCGCTTCTGTGACAGCTGCATCAACGAGCTGCTCAG CCATCCCAAACCCATGTGTCCTGTGGATATGGAGCCCTTgtttaaggagaag gtgttcCGTGACGTGTGCTGTCACAGGGAGATCATGGCCCTCAACGTTCTCTGTCGCAGTCATTCCAACGGCTGTGGTGAACACATGACCCTGCAGCAAGTCCCA GACCATCTCAACGTGTGTCCATTCTTTGAAGTCCCGTGCCCCCTGGGGAAGTGTAAGGAGAGGGTGATGAGGAAGGACATCTCGGACCACCTGGGCTTCAAGTgtaaacacagagagagcagcTGTGAATACTGCAAACACAAGCTGCCCCTCAGTGAACTACAG AAACACAAGGAGACGGTGTGTCCAGCGTTCCCTGTTGCCTGTCCGAACAACTGCTCACACTCCCCTCTGCTGAGGAACAAG cTCTCCAGCCACCAGCAGGAATGTCCAAAGTCTCAGGCCTTGTGTCCTTTCCAGCGCTATGGCTGCACTCAGAAG GGATCGAACCAGGACATCAGGGACCATGAGGCAGAGTCGGCAGCTGATCACCTGAGGATGATGTTATCTAGGAGCTGTGCCCTGGAGACTAAG gtggaggACGTGAGAGAGGAGCTGTTGGAGCGCTCCAAGGTGCTGCCGGGTCTCAGCAGCCGTCTGGCGGAGATGGAGAAACTCACCGAGGAGCTGAGGGACAAGAACCGGCTCACGGACCAGAAGATCGTCAATATgcag AAGCTGATGAGCTCCCAGTCGGAGAAGctgctggaggtggagctggagctgcgGGTGCTGCGTCTCCTtcgggaggaggtgggggagctgAGGGGGGCGCTGGAGAACCTGAGGGCCGGTCTGGCCCTCCTGGAGCAGGGAGCCCGCGGCCCGGCTGCCACCG GCTCCATGGAGACGCAGCTGAGTCGCCACGACGACATGCTGAGCGTGCACGAGATCCGTCTGGCGGACATGGACCTGCGCTTCCAGGTGCTGGAGACGGCCAGCTTCAACGGCACGCTCATCTGGAAGATCCGCGAGTACAAGCGCCGCAAGCAGGACGCGGTGGCCTCCAAGACGTCCTCGCTGTACTCCCAGCCCTTCTACACCGGCTACTTCGGCTACAAGATGTGCGCCCGCGTCTACCTGAACGGCGACGGCATGGGCAAGGGCACGCACCTGTCGCTCTTCTTCGTGGTCATGAGGGGCGAGTACGACGCGCTGCTGCCCTGGCCCTTTAAGCAGAAG GTGACCCTGATGCTGATGGACCAGGGACCCCCCAGGAAGCACCTGGGCGACGCCTTCAAGCCCGaccccaacagcagcagcttccGGCGGCCGGTGGCCGAGATGAACATCGCCTCGGGGTGCCCGCTGTTCGTGGCGCAGACCGTCCTTGATACTGGCACCTACATCAAGGACGACACCATCTTCATCAAG GTTACCGTGGATACCTCTGACCTccccgacccctga